The Acidobacteriota bacterium genome contains a region encoding:
- a CDS encoding transcriptional repressor yields MQRRTNQRAAIRRALEQANRPLSPQEILDLAEDGAPGLGIATVYRALKSLVEKGWLRTVDLPGGPSRYELTGKDHHHHFHCRACDRVYEVDDCPGEVAGLAPAGFRTEDHEIILYGRCAACTGTG; encoded by the coding sequence ATGCAACGGCGCACCAATCAGCGCGCGGCGATCCGCCGGGCCCTCGAACAGGCCAACCGGCCGCTGAGTCCGCAGGAAATTCTGGACCTGGCCGAAGACGGAGCCCCGGGACTGGGGATCGCCACCGTCTACCGCGCCCTCAAGTCGCTGGTCGAGAAAGGTTGGCTGCGCACCGTCGACCTGCCCGGCGGCCCCAGCCGCTATGAGCTGACCGGCAAAGACCACCACCATCATTTCCACTGCCGCGCCTGCGACCGGGTCTATGAGGTGGACGACTGCCCCGGCGAAGTCGCCGGGCTGGCGCCGGCCGGCTTCCGAACGGAAGATCACGAGATCATCCTCTACGGCCGTTGCGCCGCCTGCACCGGAACCGGTTGA
- a CDS encoding low molecular weight protein-tyrosine-phosphatase, with protein sequence MNSQTPPSRILFVCMGNICRSPTAEGVLERLIDERGLEALVEVDSAGTIAYHQGEEADPRMRQAAEERGYTLTSRARKVEPEDFDNFDLIVAMDRDNLEDLHELGIEGRAALRLLSDFLPAGSPKDVPDPYYGGAQGFEEVLDLIEQAGPALLDSVLSGAGHGAADRPAFPAAEST encoded by the coding sequence ATGAATTCTCAAACCCCCCCGTCCCGCATTCTTTTCGTCTGCATGGGCAACATCTGCCGCTCGCCGACGGCCGAAGGCGTGCTCGAGCGCCTGATCGACGAGCGCGGCCTGGAGGCCCTGGTGGAGGTAGATTCCGCCGGCACCATCGCCTATCACCAGGGGGAGGAAGCCGATCCGCGCATGCGTCAGGCGGCGGAGGAGCGCGGCTATACCCTCACCAGCCGCGCCCGCAAGGTGGAACCGGAAGACTTCGACAACTTCGATCTGATCGTCGCGATGGATCGCGACAATCTCGAAGACCTGCACGAACTCGGCATCGAAGGGCGGGCTGCACTCCGCCTGCTGTCCGACTTCCTGCCGGCGGGCTCGCCAAAAGACGTGCCGGATCCCTACTACGGTGGCGCCCAGGGTTTCGAAGAGGTCCTGGACCTGATCGAACAGGCCGGGCCGGCGCTCCTCGATTCGGTGCTCTCGGGCGCCGGCCACGGCGCTGCGGATCGGCCGGCGTTTCCCGCCGCCGAGTCAACGTGA
- a CDS encoding fructosamine kinase family protein: protein MTPVLRQSLENRLQEALGAAARIASVRGSTLVLADGQRFFLKTQHAPPTDVFEREAEGLGALEGIGRVRGPSIVLPGASGDTRFLILEEISRGASHPSAWESFGRRLAEHHRASRGERFGFDHDNYLGRTPQPNGWSADGAEFFRRHRLAFQLDLARRNGHADDALNRLGDSLLARLDSLLDLAGEPPCLLHGDLWSGNVLSDEEGEVRWIDPAAHYAHREADLAMAKLFGGFPETFFAAYGESWPLPPGQRERKDLFQLYHLLNHLNLFGGGYREQCLEVMRRLT from the coding sequence GTGACCCCGGTTCTGCGGCAGTCGCTGGAGAACCGCCTGCAGGAAGCCCTCGGCGCCGCCGCGCGCATCGCATCGGTGCGCGGCTCGACGCTGGTGCTGGCCGACGGCCAGCGATTCTTCTTGAAAACCCAGCACGCGCCGCCGACGGACGTCTTCGAGCGTGAGGCCGAGGGACTGGGCGCCCTGGAAGGAATCGGCCGGGTGCGCGGCCCGTCCATCGTGCTGCCGGGAGCGAGCGGCGACACGCGATTCCTGATCCTGGAGGAGATCTCCCGCGGCGCCTCCCATCCGTCCGCCTGGGAATCCTTCGGTCGCCGCCTGGCGGAACACCATCGCGCCTCCCGCGGCGAACGTTTCGGCTTCGACCACGACAACTATCTCGGCCGGACGCCGCAACCGAACGGCTGGAGCGCCGACGGCGCCGAGTTCTTTCGCCGCCACCGGCTGGCCTTTCAGCTCGACCTGGCGCGACGCAACGGTCACGCCGACGATGCCTTGAACCGCCTAGGCGATTCGCTTCTGGCCCGCTTGGATTCGCTGCTGGACCTGGCCGGCGAACCGCCCTGCCTGCTGCACGGCGACCTGTGGAGCGGCAACGTGCTGTCCGATGAAGAGGGTGAGGTGCGCTGGATCGATCCCGCCGCCCACTATGCGCACCGAGAAGCGGACCTCGCCATGGCCAAACTGTTCGGAGGCTTTCCGGAAACCTTCTTCGCCGCCTACGGTGAGTCCTGGCCGCTACCGCCCGGCCAGCGGGAAAGAAAAGACCTCTTCCAGCTCTACCACCTGCTGAACCATCTCAACCTGTTCGGCGGCGGCTACCGAGAACA